The following coding sequences are from one Shewanella putrefaciens window:
- the pbpG gene encoding D-alanyl-D-alanine endopeptidase: MKIRSLLSSFIFVCSSCTVAATAYCAESASVTTKSTASKSSASAKPVLNKQEVAANSALVVDLKTNEVLYSSNPNAVMPIASVTKLMTAMVTLDAKLPMDQKLAVNISDTKEMRGVYSRVRIGSEITRKEMLLLTLMSSENRAAASLAHHYPGGHKAFIKAMNAKAKALGMKNTRYVEPTGLSHKNVSSASDLIVLLKASEKYPMLGELSATEKKTVTFGKPKYSLDFRNTNRLVYKDNWNIHLTKTGFTNAAGHCLVMRTEMAKRQVAFVVLDAYGKYTHLADANRLRNWLETGKVTPIPTEAKQYKKQRSTQQIAKVSGT, from the coding sequence ATGAAGATCAGATCTTTACTCAGTAGTTTTATCTTTGTCTGCAGCAGTTGTACTGTTGCCGCGACAGCATATTGTGCCGAATCGGCCTCTGTCACTACGAAAAGTACCGCTTCTAAATCATCTGCCTCAGCAAAGCCTGTTTTAAATAAACAAGAAGTCGCGGCGAACAGTGCTTTGGTGGTTGATCTCAAAACCAATGAGGTCCTTTATTCGAGTAATCCTAATGCTGTTATGCCAATAGCCTCTGTGACTAAATTAATGACGGCTATGGTGACGTTAGATGCCAAATTGCCAATGGATCAGAAGCTCGCTGTTAATATTAGCGATACCAAAGAAATGCGTGGTGTTTACTCTCGGGTACGTATCGGTAGCGAAATTACCCGTAAAGAGATGTTGTTGTTGACCTTGATGTCTTCAGAAAATCGCGCCGCTGCAAGCCTTGCTCATCATTATCCCGGTGGACATAAGGCCTTTATTAAGGCGATGAATGCCAAAGCGAAAGCATTAGGTATGAAAAATACTCGTTATGTTGAACCGACGGGCTTATCTCATAAAAATGTGTCTAGTGCGAGCGATCTTATCGTTCTGCTTAAAGCGAGTGAGAAATACCCTATGCTTGGTGAGTTGAGTGCCACAGAGAAGAAAACGGTGACGTTTGGCAAACCTAAGTACAGTTTAGATTTTCGTAATACAAATCGCTTGGTTTACAAAGATAACTGGAATATTCATCTTACAAAAACGGGCTTTACCAATGCAGCAGGCCATTGCTTAGTGATGCGCACTGAAATGGCAAAACGTCAAGTGGCTTTTGTTGTGCTTGATGCCTATGGCAAATATACCCATCTAGCCGATGCAAACCGTTTACGTAATTGGTTAGAAACGGGTAAGGTGACACCGATACCTACAGAAGCTAAGCAGTATAAAAAACAGCGAAGTACTCAGCAGATAGCCAAGGTCAGTGGGACCTAG
- a CDS encoding DUF2846 domain-containing protein yields MAKKPADNKSGIYIYRNSFVGQALKKNIYINGEMIGESANKVFFYKEVEPGEQTLSTESEFSENDLKVSTEGGKNDFFEQYIKMGVFVGGAGLKAVFDAEGMKNVQECKLAK; encoded by the coding sequence ATCGCGAAAAAACCGGCTGACAATAAAAGCGGTATCTATATTTACCGTAATAGTTTTGTCGGACAAGCACTCAAGAAAAACATTTATATCAATGGTGAAATGATTGGTGAATCAGCCAATAAGGTATTTTTCTACAAAGAAGTTGAACCTGGCGAGCAAACGCTTTCAACTGAATCTGAGTTTAGTGAAAACGATTTAAAAGTTTCAACAGAAGGCGGTAAAAACGACTTCTTTGAGCAATATATCAAAATGGGTGTATTTGTAGGCGGTGCAGGACTAAAAGCCGTCTTTGATGCCGAAGGGATGAAAAACGTTCAAGAATGTAAATTAGCAAAATAG